The Hylaeus volcanicus isolate JK05 unplaced genomic scaffold, UHH_iyHylVolc1.0_haploid 9988, whole genome shotgun sequence genome includes the window TAATTACTGTTCATTATTATatcatcgtttatttttattttctagatATTTTCTAGATTCTATTTTGAAGGGAACGTCGATGAACGTCGGGAAAGCATACGATACTAAAACACTTGAAGTTATTGTTACTACAGTTAGTTATGATTAAGAACTATGCCGTGTTTTATTTCCTAAACAGTGACACGAgtttgaaaaagttaaaaacGATTGCAATAGAGGGTTAACGATACTTGTGATCTTCGGCCATATATACTTATAGACGCGGCTTCAGATAAACGTAGCAAAGATAAAATCATCTATGTGACGTCGCATAAAGGTAAAGTAACGATGGAACTCTGTCGTTGagtctgtatatatattttgcttACATAATGCTTGCCATAACGTACTTTGGAAATTgtaattctgaaatattaaatttaaattataatattattcccttataatttgttttcgttcaaaaaatagtaaaaacaaTACACAGATGTCTAGAgtaaagttatttatttattgataattattagttattattaataacgtcaaaaaattatttaaaacagtgCAGCCTCAATTATTTCACCTTTGCAGCACGTGTctgatacaatttatatattcgagAATTAAGCagtatccgccattttgaacgATCTAGAAATATTATCTTGTAACGTCACACGACGGCATCTTTTCCCAAAAGAAGGAGgatactcaattcgacatgtatatattttatattcttcatttCGATTCGTAGATTCGCATATACAAGCCTAAGTGTCTATGAGTATGTACGGTCGAAGTTTACGATCATGTGTCGCTAGTCGCGCACTGATCTTCACCTGCGACGGTAGATACCATAGGGGAAAGCGATGATCTTCTCGTTCCAGGAAGAGCCGATGAAGCTGTTTTACCGTGTGGCGCGGAAGCCGGAGCTCGTCTCGGTCCCCAAAGTGAGTCCTTACAACGACGAGAGGACCAAGGATGCCGCTACtatggaaaatattcaaaggcCGCCGACGCCGCCTCCGAGTCCCAAGCCGGCACGGGAATGCGAAGTCGAGGCTTGTAGGATTTTAGAAAGTAGCGCCGAGCCGCCTCGGTCCCTGGAGACGAATCTGGAACGCGACAAAGAGTCGAAAGCGAAGAAACCCCGTTGCGAGGTGACGCCCGTCATAAGGACGCCCGATCTCGTGCCGATGCAGACGAACCACGCGCCGGAGAGTTCCAAGACCAAAGAGTTAGCCAGGCTGGAGCACCGAAAACGTAGGAAACGACGAAACAAGCGTGTGATCGCCGAAATCACTACGACACCACGGGAGGATCTGTTGAAGTTGAAGGTTCGTCTGACGCCCTGCCCGCCGAGGATCACGTCGAGCACCGGAGGAGGCCAGGCAAAAGAGAAGCTGTTGCAGATGCGAGCCGTTAGAAGAGAGAAGATCAAAACCACCGCGATAGGTCAGCAACGATCGACGAGTTCGTCGGTTCGAGACGAGGTCCCGGGAGCGAAGGAAAACCTCGGGGAGAGCGAGGAAACGATAGAGGAGATTATAGACAGCATCCCGGACGAGGTGGTTAGAATCGCACAAAACATAACTACTCCGATAGAGGAGACGTCCGCGGCCACCGAGCGAATAGAGCAGCGGAGTGCTCCGTCGACGTGCAGGACGTCGTCCAAGTCGAAGGAAGCCGAGACCGAACCAGAGACTGCCAAGGCCGCGGAAGAATCCGACGCGGAACGTCCGAAAAAAGACGAAGAGATCCTTCGACGATTGGGCCTGGTGGCGGTGAACGAAGCCAACGACAAGACGAAGCAACGCGTGCAGAACAACGGCGAGAAGATCGAGAACTTGGATCGGGAGAAGCTCGAGAAGCAATTGCGCGAGAGCAAAGCCAATCGAGTGAGAAGCCTGCTGGCCGAGAAGCAGATGCGCGACGCGTTGAAGAGCATTATGtcgaaaacaaaagaagagCAACCATCGCCAGTGCAGGTTAACGCTGTACCAAAGAAAAAAGGTCCGCCGCCGCTGGCGCCCCTACGCGTGGCCAAGCCTTCCGGCTTCGCCACGTCGAGCGCCATTTTGGAACCGAACAATTCGAAATACGAGACCCCGTTGGACCTTAGCAGCGGTGGAACCGTGCACAACAACGCACTCGATTTATCGGCCAGTTTGTCTACCAATAGTTTCTCGTCGTTACCCACCTCGTCTTCGCTCTCGTCTTCTACTCCTTCTCCTTGTTCCTCTTCGTCCTCGTCGGCATCTTCGTCCTGTTCTTCCGTGCCCTCGCTGAATCCTAGAACACCGCGCGCGACGATCGGTTCCGGAGGCCTGTTACGAGCGAAGCCGAAGAATCTGGATCAACGAAGGGGCCAGGAATCCAATCTGGTCACGCTTTCTGACGCGGCTGTATCCTTGCTGAGCGGCTGCATCACCGACAAGAACTCCGTGGATCCTCTTGCTCTCGGCTCGGCCAATATCGCTAGCAAAGTGGCGCTTCGAATACCGCAACCGCATCAGAGAATCTCCGGTTTCGGAATGAAAATCAAGCCAAACCTCGGCGTCAGGCACATACCTAACCCACAGGCGGTCGTTGCTTCGCAGTACAGAAATCAAAGGGCCGGTTACTTCAACACAGCCTCGCAACAGCCGCCGTAAGCGGAACGCTCGCAATCCACCGACGCCTCACTCTCCCGTTTCCCCTACTTTTTCCATTACTTCCTACTA containing:
- the LOC128882307 gene encoding uncharacterized protein DDB_G0284459-like, yielding MIFSFQEEPMKLFYRVARKPELVSVPKVSPYNDERTKDAATMENIQRPPTPPPSPKPARECEVEACRILESSAEPPRSLETNLERDKESKAKKPRCEVTPVIRTPDLVPMQTNHAPESSKTKELARLEHRKRRKRRNKRVIAEITTTPREDLLKLKVRLTPCPPRITSSTGGGQAKEKLLQMRAVRREKIKTTAIGQQRSTSSSVRDEVPGAKENLGESEETIEEIIDSIPDEVVRIAQNITTPIEETSAATERIEQRSAPSTCRTSSKSKEAETEPETAKAAEESDAERPKKDEEILRRLGLVAVNEANDKTKQRVQNNGEKIENLDREKLEKQLRESKANRVRSLLAEKQMRDALKSIMSKTKEEQPSPVQVNAVPKKKGPPPLAPLRVAKPSGFATSSAILEPNNSKYETPLDLSSGGTVHNNALDLSASLSTNSFSSLPTSSSLSSSTPSPCSSSSSSASSSCSSVPSLNPRTPRATIGSGGLLRAKPKNLDQRRGQESNLVTLSDAAVSLLSGCITDKNSVDPLALGSANIASKVALRIPQPHQRISGFGMKIKPNLGVRHIPNPQAVVASQYRNQRAGYFNTASQQPP